One window from the genome of Hyperolius riggenbachi isolate aHypRig1 chromosome 6, aHypRig1.pri, whole genome shotgun sequence encodes:
- the LOC137522043 gene encoding protein kinase C delta type-like — protein MGYINGFLGAVCSFRRSHLNYPLVAGTDSLGSILESLIRFYAAEIICALQYLHSKGYIHRDLKPGNILLDGTGHIKVADFGLAMEGTTSTVCIGTRAFMAPEMEDFLEYDAGVDWYAFGVVLYQMVTGKSPHNVQLNGEDLDYVTRDIITKLLWEDPRVRLGVNGNIRRHPFFRGINWVALEGLHMVPPIIPEQPPETASLPHKKIEEMMTKTRGDQMDPIGPEDQQLLQVFSFQGREGQSRLVDPDCWNLKALEPWQEHRLWNMRTCVVKLARCD, from the exons ATGGGTTATATAAATGGCTTCTTGGGGGCTGTCTGCAGTTTTAGACGCAGCCATCTGAACTACCCCCTTGTCGCTGGCACAGATTCATTGGGTAGTATTTTAGAGTCTCTCATTCG ATTCTACGCTGCGGAGATCATCTGCGCCCTCCAGTACCTCCATTCTAAGGGCTACATTCACCG GGACCTCAAGCCCGGGAACATTTTGCTGGATGGTACTGGCCATATCAAGGTGGCGGATTTTGGACTGGCAATGGAGGGAACGACATCCACCGTCTGCATCGGCACCAGAGCTTTCATGGCCCCGGAGATGGAGGACTTCCTGGAATACGATGCTGGAGTCGACTGGTACGCCTTCGGTGTGGTCCTCTACCAGATGGTAACAGGTAAGTCACCCCACAACGTCCAGCTGAACGGTGAGGACCTGGACTACGTCACCCGAGACATTATCACAAAG cTCCTCTGGGAGGATCCACGTGTGCGCCTGGGAGTCAACGGCAACATTAGAAGACACCCCTTCTTCAGAGGCATCAACTGGGTGGCACTTGAAGGACTTCATATGGTGCCACCAATTATCCCTGAACAA CCCCCAGAGACGGCGTCCCTCCCGCACAAGAAGATTGAAGAGATGATGACGAAAACCAGAGGAGACCAGATGGATCCCATTGGACCAGAGGACCAGCAGCTTCTCCAGGTATTCTCTTTTCAGGGCAGAGAAGGGCAGAGCCGGCTCGTGGACCCCGACTGTTGGAACCTCAAGGCCTTGGAACCCTGGCAGGAGCACAGACTGTGGAACATG AGGACCTGTGTCGTGAAGCTCGCCAGATGTGACTGA